A window of Solea solea chromosome 18, fSolSol10.1, whole genome shotgun sequence contains these coding sequences:
- the cfap99 gene encoding cilia- and flagella-associated protein 99, with the protein MTLRYVSGGEEEAKERSSATLWMSAALNHQEQQQSLVKTAIALLDKFNTGKQGLDDFIKNASEDLQNEDAQDKTFILDLIVGCTEYKKVLDAVVDVFYSQNFTWINRRDRSQFVVICYLTTFVLNDIGYQRFSDIIKSLDARKMYTFLHFFSTNLTTWIQEEWNKIYDASYVEKHWIGPLLKWHPDIEILVDHLAVRMSCMSQAKKPPVKITKPQEFSLTKPKPRPLPMPELIPLQEKSKPVPQSTYQAPKEARVIEEMKLKNHQRTEELMHEANMKLFRVGNPQKSERTVQVMSQIQEELNSKYKFKFYSSGPPPSTKISSCPVKLNSAAALRQEALRNRLREKELQRLEHLAKGALEASTFYQWQKEMREKDLQEELERIECRRLEGHISYDAAVRARALVMERNQKSAQLKKEETAELMRRYADKRLQEEKEIRDLVQQVAEGHKNSKAAKEKIQKFKQSIVKEVSGQTQELLQQALEDAQAEMSRRFEIIREIRIMESMPHIRINYFDETETAGHQLLAEMSMAELKERLSRLKVIQQAEVHEKRRQILEVKETKKRLHLERMENNDLYWKAMAQAAVVRREEEKAMKSRHKQYTMPSDKILALRKQHEELRQERHRLKEIDRSKATNVRHATKSTPVQEANTKKSWKELQLSLERHIQEAS; encoded by the exons ATGACACTGAGGTATGTGTCCGGCGGAGAAGAAGAGGCGAAGGAGAGGAGTAGTGCTACATTATGGATGTCTGCTGCCTTGAATCatcaagaacaacaacaatcactTGTCAAGACGGCCATCGCGTTGCTTGATAAGTTCAACACTGGCAAACAGGGTTTGGATGACTTCATTAAAAATGCCTCAGAAGACCTGCAG AACGAGGATGCTCAGGATAAGACGTTCATACTCGATCTAATCGTCGGATGTACCGAGTACAAAAAGGTACTGGACGCCGTTGTCGACGTCTTCTACAGCCAGAATTTCACATGGATAAACAGACGTGATCGCAGCCAGTTTGtgg TGATCTGTTACCTCACCACGTTTGTCCTGAACGACATTGGATATCAGCGCTTTAGCGACATCATCAAATCTCTGGACGCCAGGAAGATGTACACG TTCCTGCATTTCTTCTCCACAAACCTCACCACGTGGATCCAAGAGGAGTGGAATAAAATCTACGACGCCAGCTACGTGGAGAAACACTGGATTGGTCCTCTGCTGAA ATGGCACCCGGATATTGAAATTCTCGTGGACCACCTCGCGGTCCGAATGTCTTGTATGAGTCAGGCCAAAAAACCTCCAGTCAAAATCACCAAGCCCCAGGAGTTCTCCCTCACCAAACCAAAACCACGACCTCTACCGATGCCCGAACTCATCCCACTGCAGGAAAAGAGCAAACCG gTTCCACAGAGCACATACCAGGCCCCAAAGGAGGCGAGAGTCATAGAGGAGATGAAACTAAAGAACCATCAAAGAACTGAG GAGCTGATGCACGAGGCGAACATGAAACTGTTCAGAGTCGGAAACCCACAGAAGTCTGAACGCACCGTG CAAGTGATGTCGCAGATTCAGGAGGAGTTGAATTCAAAGTACAAGTTCAAATTCTACTCCTCGGGACCTCCTCCCAGTACTAAG ATCAGCAGTTGTCCTGTCAAGCTCAACAGTGCGGCTGCACTGAGGCAGGAGGCGCTACGAAACCGTCTGAGGGAGAAGGAACTGCAGAG ATTGGAGCATTTGGCCAAAGGGGCCCTCGAGGCCTCGACTTTCTACCAGTGGCAGAAGGAGATGCGTGAGAAGGACCttcaggaggagctggagaggaTCGAGTGCAGGCGCCTGGAGGGACACATCAGCTATGACGCGGCGGTCCGTGCCCGCGCGCTCGTCATGGAGCGCAACCAGAAGTCTGCTCAGCTGAAGAAAGAAGAG ACAGCCGAGCTGATGAGGAGATATGCGGACAAGAGGCTGCAGGAGGAAAAGGAAATTAGAGACTTAGTGCAACAAGTGGCAGAGGGGCACAAGAACTCAAAAGCAGCCAAAGAGAAGATACAGAAATTCAAACAAAGTATAG TGAAAGAAGTCTCGGGGCAAACTCAAGAGCTCCTTCAACAAGCACTGGAGGACGCACAGGCCGAGATGAGCAGAAGATTTGAAATCATCCGCGAAATCCGCATCATGGAGTCGATGCCTCACATTAGaataaactattttgatgaaACTGAG ACTGCAGGACATCAGCTGCTGGCAGAGATGTCCATGGCTGAGCTGAAGGAGCGACTCTCCCGCCTGAAGGTGATCCAGCAAGCGGAGGTGCATGAGAAACGGAGGCAAATTCTGGAGGTGAAGGAGACCAAGAAGCGGCTGCATTTGGAGCGCATGGAGAACAACGACCTCTACTGGAAAGCGATGGCACAAGCTGCCGTCGTCAG gagggaggaggagaaagccaTGAAAAGCAGACATAAGCAGTACACCATGCCAAGTGACAAGATCTTGGCCCTCAGGAAGCAGCACGAGGAGTTACGGCAGGAGCGGCACCGACTGAAAGAGATCGACCGAAGCAAAGCCACAAACGTTCGACACGCCACAAAAAGCACTCCTGTACAAGAG gcaaacacaaagaaaagctgGAAGGAGCTGCAGCTGAGTCTAGAGCGTCACATCCAGGAGGCTTCTTAG